The Nocardioides panzhihuensis genome has a segment encoding these proteins:
- a CDS encoding alpha/beta fold hydrolase: MLRSLSLRIAAVAAAVTLPLFGLVAPSDAASPYERGPNPTSASVLDNGTFSLSTASVSSLVTGFGGGTIYYPTSTTQGTYGGVVLAPGYTASSSSYSAVARRVASHGFVVFAIDTNSRYDQPNSRGSQILAAVSYLKSSASSAVATRLDESRIAVSGHSMGGGGTLAAANQDSSIKAAVALQPWHTDKTWPGIRIPTMIIGAENDSVASVSSHSIPFYNSATGAPEKAYGEINNGDHFIANTDDDWQGRLFVTWLKRYVDDDTRYSQFLCPAPTSVNLSDYRNTCPD, encoded by the coding sequence GTGCTCAGATCACTCTCACTCCGAATCGCCGCGGTCGCCGCGGCAGTCACTCTCCCCCTCTTCGGACTGGTCGCGCCATCCGATGCGGCGAGCCCCTACGAGCGCGGGCCGAACCCGACCTCGGCCAGCGTCCTCGACAACGGCACGTTCTCCCTCTCCACGGCCTCGGTCTCCTCGCTGGTGACCGGCTTCGGCGGCGGGACGATCTACTACCCCACCTCTACCACCCAAGGGACGTACGGCGGTGTCGTGCTCGCCCCCGGCTACACGGCCTCCTCGTCCTCCTACTCCGCCGTCGCGCGCCGAGTGGCCTCGCACGGCTTCGTGGTCTTCGCCATCGACACGAACTCCCGCTACGACCAGCCCAACAGCCGCGGGTCGCAGATCCTGGCCGCGGTCAGCTACCTGAAGAGCAGCGCCTCCTCCGCGGTCGCCACGCGTCTGGACGAGTCCCGGATCGCGGTCTCCGGCCACTCCATGGGCGGCGGTGGCACCCTCGCCGCTGCCAACCAGGACTCCTCGATCAAGGCCGCGGTCGCGCTGCAGCCCTGGCACACCGACAAGACCTGGCCCGGCATCCGGATCCCGACCATGATCATCGGCGCGGAGAACGACTCCGTCGCGTCGGTCAGCTCGCACTCCATCCCCTTCTACAACTCGGCCACCGGGGCCCCGGAGAAGGCGTACGGCGAGATCAACAACGGCGACCACTTCATCGCCAACACCGATGACGACTGGCAAGGACGCCTCTTCGTCACCTGGCTGAAGAGGTACGTCGACGACGACACGCGCTACTCGCAGTTCCTCTGCCCGGCGCCGACGTCGGTCAACCTGTCCGACTACCGCAACACCTGCCCGGACTGA
- a CDS encoding non-heme iron oxygenase ferredoxin subunit: protein MTGISGNGGNSPGIRVASVDDIPEGEGIAISSDVTGTEDDIAILRDDDGTCWALNDTCTHETASLAEGWVEDGDVECPLHSSRFNLKTGKVDGLPATRDTVPHRVEVRDGEVYLFPGERP from the coding sequence ATGACCGGAATTAGTGGAAACGGCGGAAACAGCCCAGGAATCCGCGTCGCGTCCGTCGACGACATCCCGGAGGGCGAGGGGATCGCCATCTCCTCCGACGTCACCGGGACCGAGGACGACATCGCCATCCTGCGCGACGACGATGGCACCTGCTGGGCCCTCAACGACACCTGCACCCACGAGACCGCCTCGCTGGCCGAGGGCTGGGTCGAGGACGGCGACGTCGAGTGCCCCCTCCATTCATCACGGTTCAACCTCAAGACCGGCAAGGTCGACGGGCTCCCGGCCACCCGGGACACCGTGCCGCACCGGGTCGAGGTGCGTGACGGAGAGGTCTACCTGTTCCCCGGCGAGAGGCCGTGA
- a CDS encoding FAD-dependent oxidoreductase, protein MTVASVVVVGGGIAGVSTVAELRKAGYAGELVLVSADAVPCDRPPLSKEYLAGSRDLESIALQPSQWYAEQQTSLVGGVVAVAIRPDTGEVELDDGRVLTADKIVLATGGRAARPAVGSPSHVLRDVTDADGLRTSLVPGARLLIVGAGLIGAEVASTARGLGAEVVLVDPLDPPLAAAVGIEVARWLHGLHADHGVEAVTATVETLLETPTAVAAQLSGEPDSREFDAVLLAVGLVPETGLADAAGLETSRGVLVDAGQVTSHPSVLAVGDCARLRDHHRAEHWEAARLDGARAAATILGSEPPPAAAPWWWSDRYGLHVEGVGEMRSPDAAHENVVRGVLGEPPFSVFTLRGERVIGAVAVDDPNAVRAARRLIDRQVGVRASDLADAAQNLRKLL, encoded by the coding sequence GTGACGGTCGCGTCGGTTGTCGTCGTCGGTGGCGGGATCGCCGGTGTCTCCACGGTCGCGGAGCTCCGGAAGGCTGGGTACGCCGGTGAGCTGGTGCTGGTCTCGGCCGATGCTGTTCCCTGCGACCGCCCGCCGCTGTCCAAGGAGTATCTCGCCGGCAGCCGCGACCTCGAGTCGATCGCGCTGCAGCCGTCGCAGTGGTACGCCGAGCAACAGACCTCGCTGGTCGGGGGAGTCGTCGCGGTGGCGATCCGCCCGGACACCGGCGAGGTCGAGCTCGACGACGGCCGCGTGCTGACTGCCGACAAGATCGTGCTCGCGACAGGTGGTCGGGCAGCGCGGCCCGCGGTCGGATCCCCGAGCCATGTGCTGCGGGACGTCACGGACGCCGACGGGCTGCGTACGTCCCTCGTGCCCGGTGCGCGGTTGCTGATCGTCGGGGCAGGACTGATCGGGGCGGAGGTCGCCTCGACCGCCCGTGGTCTGGGGGCTGAGGTCGTGCTGGTCGATCCGCTCGATCCGCCTCTCGCCGCCGCGGTCGGCATCGAGGTGGCCCGGTGGTTGCACGGCCTGCATGCCGACCACGGCGTCGAGGCCGTGACTGCCACGGTCGAGACGTTGCTGGAGACGCCGACCGCGGTCGCGGCGCAGCTGAGCGGCGAGCCGGACTCACGCGAGTTCGACGCAGTGCTCTTGGCCGTCGGCCTGGTCCCCGAGACCGGTTTGGCCGATGCGGCCGGCTTGGAGACGTCTCGCGGCGTCCTGGTCGACGCCGGCCAGGTGACCAGCCATCCGTCGGTGCTCGCGGTCGGAGACTGTGCCCGGCTCCGGGACCACCATCGGGCCGAACACTGGGAGGCCGCCCGGCTGGACGGTGCCAGGGCGGCGGCCACGATCCTCGGATCAGAGCCCCCGCCCGCCGCCGCGCCCTGGTGGTGGTCGGACCGCTACGGCCTCCACGTCGAAGGGGTCGGTGAGATGCGTTCACCGGACGCGGCGCACGAGAACGTCGTACGCGGTGTGCTCGGCGAGCCGCCGTTCTCTGTGTTCACGCTGCGGGGCGAGCGCGTCATCGGCGCGGTGGCGGTCGACGACCCCAACGCCGTGCGCGCAGCGCGTCGGCTGATCGACCGGCAGGTCGGCGTACGGGCGTCCGATCTGGCGGACGCAGCCCAGAATCTCCGAAAGCTGCTCTAA